A part of Acipenser ruthenus chromosome 50, fAciRut3.2 maternal haplotype, whole genome shotgun sequence genomic DNA contains:
- the LOC117404746 gene encoding Fc receptor-like protein 2: MNGYLVRTSTLSLSNVTRPDGRVFLQTPPQPVFEGDSLTLRCHVRGYTANRVVFYKDNKELQSRADTELSVDRVSKSDEGSYKCKAEWRWYSTYSGVSAELRVSVRERPQAVLTREPAWTQIYESERVTLRCQVQAGYTDWRFTWYKAERNGPVTQDYYSSIDGDRFTISSATGDHSGEYTCKGERTGNPSYSKTSNALTLRVSELFSTPTLTVLPGASVWEGEAVTLQCGAHINKQGTQLQYRYSKDNGTVRGAGSLDQHSIPAAGLRDTGRYQCEVEAAGTGLKKRSASVSLTVREGRPKPALSWEPAGEIFEGDTVTLSCVVEGGSGGWRYLWYKDRQGAPVYQTDSSSGTGAGYTISAAALSHSGEYWCGAGRGRNTSYSQYSHPIWVNVTALFSRVTLTASPGATVKEGEALNLTCEAAVKKKPRPELHYTIVRDGEPVTNSTDSALYSIAITEKSHTGSYTCAVESQGVEKSSQELHIEVQTSWHSAAAAGFSVGFFVILLIVFTLLLLYHKIRGFPCITGGKRRERSDQNQDQAAGGVELSSQAQQPDSEDIVYSEIDTSKHNNTKKVKPAETDTVYSAVKISAGKPTADNAEVMYATVLPKKKRK, encoded by the exons atggacGGGTGTTCCTGCAGACTCCCccccagcctgtgtttgagggagactctctgactctgaggtgtcATGTCCGGGGTTATACAGCTAACAGGGTTGTCTTTTATAAGGATAATAAAGAGTTACAGTCCCGGGCTGACACAGAGCTGAGTGTGGATCGTGTTTCAAAGAGTGACGAGGGGTCCTACAAGTGCAAAGCGGAGTGGAGGTGGTACTCCACTTACTCTGGTGTTTCTGCAGAgttgcgggtgtcagtgagag AACGACCCCAGGCTGTCCTGACCCGGGAGCCTGCATGGACACAGATATACGAATCAGAGAGAGTCACACTGAGATGTCAGGTTCAGGCGGGTTACACTGACTGGAGATTCACATGGTACAAAGCTGAGAGGAATGGTCCAGTAACCCAGGATTACTACAGCAGTATAGATGGTGACAGATTCACAATTAGCTCTGCTACTGGAGACCACAGTGGGGAATATACCTGTAAAGGTGAAAGGACAGGTAACCCATCGTACTCTAAAACAAGCAATGCTCTTACACTGAGAGTATCAG AGCTGTTCAGCACACCCACTCTGACAGTGCTACCTGGTGCCTCAGTGTGGGAGGGAGAggctgtgactctgcagtgtggggctcacataaataaacagggcacacagCTGCAGTACCGCTATAGCAAAGACAATGGGACTGTGAGAGGAGCTGGATCACTGGATCAGCACTCAATCCCAGCGGCAGGgctgagagacacagggagataCCAGTGTGAGGTGGAGGCAGCAGGGACGGGGCTGAAGAAAAGGAGTGCTTCTGTGTCACTGACTGTGAGAG AGGGACGACCAAAGCCTGCACTGTCCTGGGAGCCTGCAGGAGAGATATTTGAAGGAGACAcggtcaccctgagctgtgtggttgaggggggctctggaggctggagatatctctggtacaaagacaggcagggagctccagtgtaccagactgacagcagcagtggaactggagccggatacacaatcagtgctgctgctctgtcccacagtggagagtactggtgtGGAGCTGGACGGGGCAGGAACACGTCTTACTCACAATACAGCCATCCCATCTGGGTAAATGTAACTG ctctgttctccagggtgactctgacagcatctccaggagccacagtgaaggagggagaggctcttaacctgacctgtgaggcagcagtgaaaaaaaaaccccgccctgaactccactacaccattgtgagagacggggagcctgtgactaacagcactgactctgcactgtacagcatagccatcactgagaagagccacactgggagctacacgtgtgctgtggagtcacagggagtggagaagagcagccaggagctacacattgaagTGCAAA CGTCCTGGCAcagcgctgctgctgctggcttCAGTGTTGGCTTCTTTGTGATTCTTCtcattgtgttcactctgcttCTCCTCTATCACAAGATCAGAG GTTTCCCATGTATCACCGGTGGTAAGAGGAG GGAACGCTCGGATCAGAACCAGGACCAAGCAGCAGGGGGAGTAGAGCTCTCCAGCCAAGCACAGCAACCTG ATTCTGAAGACATCGTTTACAGTGAGATTGACACCAGCAAACACAACAATACAAAGAAAG TCAAACCTGCAGAGACTGACACTGTGTACTCAGCTGTGAAAATAAGTGCAG GCAAGCCCACTGCAGATAATGCAGAGGTCATGTATGCCACAGTCCTCCCAAAGAAGAAAAGGAAG taa